GATGTATGTGGTGCTGCTTTTACTACTTCTAGTGGAGGGGCACTTAAGGTGAATCCGGCTAGTCATGAAGAAATTAGAACATGGTTGTTATTTCATTGCTGTATCTGCCATCCTGCTACAATATTACGCAATAGCATGATACATCGGCTAAACATTCAATATGATAGTAGTTATCCTCATGCCGAAGACTACGAACTGTGGAACCGATTAGCCTCTCAGGTACAAATAGCAAACCTCCCCATAAGCTTATTATATTATCGTCAACATAAAGGACAAGTGTCCATTCAGCACAGAGCCATACAAGACGACACCGCTCGGAGAATTCGTCAAAGACAGTTTAGCCAGTTGGGCTTGGAATTATCAGATGAAGAGAATCAGATGATGCTGAATATTCTTGAGTTTAAAATTAATCCCTATGATTATAATTGCTACACTAAAGCTGTGGGATTTGCAAATTGGGTGTTAGATCAAAACCGTAAGTATCAGATTTACAATCAGGAACTATTAAGCATGGCTTTTTCGCGGTGTATATCTCATCTTCCATATTAACAAAGATATCAGCACGCGATCGGAAAGTATCCTAATATTCCGCTGGCATGCGTAAATGGAGTGTTTTTTATGTTTACCTGAATGCCCGGTCATAAAACATATTTACACATATATTAAGATGAAGACAAATAAAGGAGGGCTAAAGCTATGAGCGGATGTGCAGGTGCAGCTGTTTGCGGTGTGTGGACTTCTACAGCGGCTATTTTGGTGCTCTATATCCTCTTGGTTATCATCCTTAAATCATGTTGGGTTTAATTTTGCGAAAAGAATTGTATGATAATGACCCATCAATCAAGTTGAACGACCTTCTTTCATTCTGTCCGAAATTAGATTAGATAAAAAGCTCTGCTAACCTTATGGGTCGGCAGAGCTTTTTGCATTTGAACAATTTCCTAATCACTTTATTTAGCCGGATAGAGTCTCTATCGTTGTGTATTTAGTTGAATACTCGCTTAAGGGCTTGCATGATTAAAATTTATTGATTTTCTTTCGTGAGAAAAGAAGCTGCTAACAGTGTAGTATTCGTATAGCCACCTGAAATATTTTCATATGAAAAATTAGCGATAGGAACTCCAATAACTGTAGCAACGTCTCCTTCAAAAATTTCCCCACTTGCTCCCGGATAAACTGCCATTACTGTATTATCATTTTCATCACTAATATAAACGATAGCCGTTGTTCCTATAGGAATGTTATCTTCTTCTATATCTATTACATCGCCGCTTATTTTTACAAATTTGTTTAAGTATAAGTTCAAATTTTTATTTAAGTGTTTTGTTGTTACGGATTTGTCTACTAGATTAATGACTTTGCTTTTATCTGTGGAAGGAAATAAGTCACTGTTTTTAGCAATGAAGTCATAAGACGTTTGTTCCATAGAAGCTTGATCTTCTGTTAACATGGGGGTTCCATCTTTCATGAATTCAGCAAATAAATATTGTTTATCTGTGACCTGATTTGTAGAAGCTTGCTGAGCAGTATTTTCATTGCTTGCTGTTTGTTCAGTAGCAAAGGATGTACTTGAAGACCCAGACCTTGTCGTTGCTTCTTTGAAATTGCTTCCACAAGCTGTTAGAGCTACAGAAAGTAGAGCAATGAGTAGAGCTTTTTTTAACATGACGAATTCTCCTGTGAGTATCCTCATCGGTTGAGGTAGTTGCTCATTTTATCTTGTTACCTTTATTATCGAATATTAGGGTTGAATACATAAGCAAAGCACAGCTTCCAGGCTTTTTGGAAACCGTGCTTTTTTTGTTTAAAAAACGATTTGCAAACTTTTAGTCTAGAAAAAATGTATCGTCCAGTATAGCAGTTTAGGCGTGATCTCGAGATTAGAGTAAATGTAAAGAAGGACTTCATCGGCATGTTAGCCGACATGAAGCCCTTCATATGTTTATTTCGTTGAATATTCGCTTACTTCAAATGTGAGAATTTTGTTGAAGATTACGTAGTCTTTGCGATTGCTGAATGGACCT
The Paenibacillus peoriae DNA segment above includes these coding regions:
- a CDS encoding glycosyltransferase family 2 protein; its protein translation is MPRASVILPVYNTVSFVWEAIHSILAQTYSDFELIIIDDGSTDGSAFVISQITDPRVVKIFHSTNQGLVATLNEGFNRATGEYIVRMDSDDISTPDRLDVQISFMDQNPLIDVCGAAFTTSSGGALKVNPASHEEIRTWLLFHCCICHPATILRNSMIHRLNIQYDSSYPHAEDYELWNRLASQVQIANLPISLLYYRQHKGQVSIQHRAIQDDTARRIRQRQFSQLGLELSDEENQMMLNILEFKINPYDYNCYTKAVGFANWVLDQNRKYQIYNQELLSMAFSRCISHLPY